Proteins encoded by one window of Candidatus Endowatersipora endosymbiont of Watersipora subatra:
- a CDS encoding methyltransferase domain-containing protein, with amino-acid sequence MFDRSRHLARLARAKNIFDNGHDFLIRETVKDMIERLSLVQRPFEGAIALFGRSSFLFEAMKECHQISTVIRIEDIFSIENLAVRTEKSIKTSSPDRIILPENSADLIISPLTLHWASDLPGALIQLQRILRPDGLLLATLPGPGTLSELRESLLIAESEIYGRAVNRMDRFTDIRDAGALLQRAGFALPVADQYWVTVRYNQVMDLIRDLRRFAATFHLKNISNPCLTQEIMEKLMLVYRDRFSDLDGRIRASFSIISLSGWGPHESQQKPLKPGSAQFRLSDILKTKEHKI; translated from the coding sequence ATGTTTGATCGTTCTCGACATCTAGCGCGTTTAGCGCGGGCTAAAAATATTTTTGATAACGGACACGATTTTCTCATTCGAGAAACAGTTAAAGACATGATCGAGCGTTTATCTCTTGTGCAACGCCCTTTTGAGGGTGCAATTGCATTGTTTGGTAGAAGCTCTTTTCTCTTTGAGGCCATGAAAGAATGTCATCAAATATCAACTGTTATCCGTATTGAAGACATATTTTCAATTGAAAACTTAGCAGTAAGGACAGAAAAAAGCATTAAAACCTCATCCCCTGATCGAATCATTCTCCCCGAGAATTCAGCCGATCTCATCATCTCCCCTCTTACACTGCACTGGGCCTCCGATCTACCAGGAGCTCTTATTCAGTTACAAAGAATATTACGTCCTGATGGATTACTACTCGCTACATTACCCGGCCCTGGCACTCTATCAGAGTTAAGAGAATCACTTCTAATCGCTGAGAGTGAGATCTACGGGAGGGCTGTCAATCGTATGGATCGATTTACCGATATTCGCGATGCTGGTGCTTTGTTGCAAAGAGCCGGCTTTGCTTTACCAGTCGCCGATCAGTATTGGGTGACTGTGAGGTATAATCAAGTGATGGATCTCATTCGCGATCTTCGACGATTTGCTGCCACCTTTCATTTAAAAAACATATCCAATCCCTGTTTAACACAAGAGATTATGGAAAAACTGATGTTAGTATACAGAGATCGTTTTTCTGACTTAGACGGTCGAATACGGGCCTCTTTCTCTATCATATCCCTGTCAGGATGGGGCCCTCATGAGAGCCAGCAAAAACCCCTAAAACCAGGATCAGCTCAATTTCGACTTTCAGATATCTTAAAAACAAAGGAGCATAAAATATGA
- a CDS encoding alpha/beta hydrolase — protein MKEMNHRFRFSDTNPAVVLAVKTQQNADSNGPGFIWFGGFRSDMMGKKAESMVAHAAQLSCTTVRFDYSGHGQSSGNIVDGTISSWIAQALSVFRKFTRGPQVVLGSSMGAWIALRVAQELERIRESERLSGMLLIAPASDFTQYLMKPRLINDSNDSHVMRQLFFDDGDKNLVMDDELVVNAPIHILQGMKDSEVPYSHTMRLFSCLSQDNVTLTLIKDGDHRLSTDENIKLLKRTMTEFLR, from the coding sequence ATGAAGGAAATGAATCATAGGTTTAGGTTTTCAGATACTAACCCTGCTGTAGTCTTGGCCGTAAAAACTCAACAAAATGCTGATAGTAATGGTCCAGGCTTTATCTGGTTTGGTGGTTTTAGATCAGATATGATGGGAAAAAAAGCGGAATCAATGGTTGCACATGCTGCTCAACTGAGCTGCACTACGGTAAGATTTGACTATTCAGGACATGGACAATCTAGTGGCAATATTGTTGATGGAACCATTTCATCATGGATAGCTCAAGCGCTTTCTGTTTTTAGGAAGTTTACAAGGGGACCACAGGTTGTTCTTGGATCATCGATGGGAGCGTGGATTGCCCTTCGCGTAGCACAAGAATTAGAAAGAATCCGTGAATCAGAGAGATTATCTGGGATGTTGCTTATTGCCCCTGCCTCAGATTTTACTCAATATTTGATGAAACCACGATTGATTAATGATTCTAACGATTCGCATGTCATGCGGCAGCTTTTTTTTGATGATGGGGACAAAAATTTAGTGATGGACGATGAGTTAGTCGTTAATGCTCCGATACATATCCTTCAGGGGATGAAAGATTCAGAAGTCCCTTATTCTCACACAATGAGGCTCTTCTCTTGCCTGTCGCAAGACAATGTAACCCTTACTCTCATCAAAGATGGAGATCATCGTCTGTCGACTGATGAAAACATTAAATTATTGAAAAGAACTATGACAGAATTTCTAAGATGA
- a CDS encoding glycosyltransferase family 4 protein, producing the protein MNEPTILQIVPALKTGGVEQTALDVGHAVSKEGWRSLIASSGGRMCKEAEQLGSEHIILPLDTKNPIALLRNTDLLKSVIRSYHVDLLHARSRAPAWSSLFAARQTNTPFVTTYHGAYTQKSWPKKFYNSVMVRGDMVIANSQWTANLIYKRHPSASQKIVAIARGIDFSKFDLSVISEERLMALRQNWNIRESDIIFLNLARLTHWKGQSVIIEAARQVISSYPCARFILAGDPQGRTDYVDRLQKKITEYDLKNHFVLPGHCNDPSAAIALADIIVVASIKAETFGRTAVEAAAMGKPVLATRIGAVEETVCSEPECIHDQNTGWKVKAGNSEEMAIAMNHILSLSMNTLQEIGTRARNHVHKFYSVERMREKTIAVYRSLLTKRK; encoded by the coding sequence ATGAACGAACCAACAATTCTTCAAATTGTACCAGCACTGAAAACCGGCGGGGTCGAGCAAACGGCTCTTGATGTAGGCCATGCGGTCTCCAAAGAAGGCTGGAGATCGCTCATTGCGAGCAGTGGTGGTCGGATGTGTAAAGAGGCTGAGCAATTAGGCAGCGAGCATATCATACTCCCACTGGATACTAAAAACCCTATCGCTCTTTTAAGAAATACAGATCTTCTGAAATCTGTCATTCGATCATACCATGTTGATCTTCTTCATGCTCGTTCAAGGGCTCCGGCTTGGTCTTCGCTATTTGCGGCTCGCCAGACCAATACACCCTTTGTCACGACTTATCACGGTGCATACACTCAAAAAAGCTGGCCGAAGAAATTCTACAATTCAGTTATGGTCCGTGGTGACATGGTCATTGCAAATTCTCAGTGGACAGCTAACCTGATATACAAACGACATCCTTCTGCTTCTCAGAAAATCGTCGCTATTGCACGCGGAATCGATTTTTCAAAGTTTGATCTTTCTGTAATATCTGAAGAACGTCTCATGGCATTGCGCCAAAATTGGAATATTAGGGAGAGCGATATTATATTCCTGAATCTAGCACGTCTGACTCATTGGAAAGGTCAATCGGTTATCATTGAAGCCGCTCGTCAAGTGATCTCGTCTTACCCTTGTGCTCGTTTTATCTTAGCTGGTGATCCACAGGGGCGAACCGATTATGTTGATCGTTTACAAAAAAAAATTACCGAATATGATCTTAAGAATCATTTTGTTTTACCGGGACACTGTAATGATCCTTCTGCTGCTATAGCACTCGCAGATATTATTGTGGTTGCCTCCATTAAAGCTGAAACATTTGGTCGAACAGCCGTTGAAGCAGCCGCTATGGGCAAGCCAGTATTGGCCACACGTATTGGAGCTGTGGAAGAAACGGTTTGTTCAGAGCCTGAATGTATCCATGATCAAAACACTGGATGGAAAGTTAAAGCAGGCAATTCTGAAGAAATGGCAATTGCAATGAACCATATTTTATCGTTAAGTATGAATACGCTTCAGGAAATAGGAACAAGAGCACGTAATCATGTTCATAAGTTTTATTCTGTCGAGCGGATGAGGGAAAAAACTATTGCTGTTTACCGTAGCTTATTAACGAAAAGAAAATAG
- the infC gene encoding translation initiation factor IF-3, giving the protein MRRPHRTAAIPQKSGPRANQEISAPEVRLIDEHGDNHGSVPLEAALEMALDAGLDLVEISPAHRPPICKILDLGKYKYAAQKKAAEARKKQKTIEVKEIKMRPNIDTHDYDVKMRSVRRFFEDGDKVKVTLRFRGREMMHINLGMDLLQKVKGDTEEIAKVESEPKLEGRQMMMVLAPKGHVS; this is encoded by the coding sequence ATTCGACGTCCTCATAGAACTGCCGCAATACCACAAAAATCTGGACCACGCGCAAACCAAGAAATTTCTGCTCCTGAAGTACGTCTTATTGATGAGCATGGGGATAACCATGGCTCAGTTCCTCTTGAAGCAGCCCTTGAGATGGCTCTTGATGCAGGTCTTGATTTAGTAGAAATTTCACCAGCCCATAGACCTCCGATTTGTAAAATTCTTGATTTAGGTAAGTATAAATACGCAGCGCAGAAAAAAGCGGCTGAAGCGCGGAAAAAACAAAAAACTATCGAAGTCAAGGAAATAAAAATGCGTCCTAACATTGATACACATGACTATGATGTAAAAATGCGCTCTGTACGCCGATTTTTTGAAGACGGAGATAAAGTCAAAGTGACTTTACGGTTTCGGGGTCGTGAAATGATGCATATAAATCTTGGTATGGATCTTTTACAAAAAGTGAAAGGAGATACAGAAGAAATTGCAAAGGTTGAATCTGAACCTAAACTCGAAGGCCGACAAATGATGATGGTATTGGCTCCGAAAGGTCATGTTTCTTGA
- the fdxA gene encoding ferredoxin FdxA → MTYLVTENCIKCKYMDCVEVCPVDCFYEGENMLVIHPDECIDCGVCEPECPAEAIKPDTNSGLDKWLKINTAYAKKWPNIITKGNPPADAENFDGEQGKFEKYFSKSPGDGN, encoded by the coding sequence ATGACTTATCTTGTCACCGAAAACTGTATCAAATGTAAATATATGGACTGTGTTGAAGTCTGTCCTGTCGATTGCTTTTATGAGGGTGAAAACATGCTTGTCATTCACCCTGATGAGTGCATTGACTGTGGGGTCTGCGAACCAGAATGTCCAGCTGAAGCGATAAAGCCTGATACGAATTCTGGATTGGATAAATGGCTCAAGATTAACACTGCATATGCTAAAAAGTGGCCTAATATTATCACGAAAGGGAATCCACCTGCTGATGCCGAGAATTTTGATGGTGAGCAAGGTAAATTTGAAAAATACTTTAGCAAATCTCCAGGCGATGGAAATTAG
- the gshB gene encoding glutathione synthase, giving the protein MGLEVAVQMDHISCIDINGDSTFALMLEAQRRGHTLFHYEVDSLSMREGHVYAFCEIIEVKDKKGAHYSLRDAQLRDLAKMDVILMRQDPPFDMGYITATHLLERIHPGTLVVNNPGEVRNAPEKIFVTEFNELMPETLITRSADEVKRFRDEFKDIIIKPLYSSGGEGVFRISEENENLFSLIRMFYDRWREPFIVQRYLKEIKEGDKRIILIDGTPVGAINRLPMQGEARSNMHVGGKAEIVSMTEKEQEICARIGPELKRRGFIFVGIDVIGGYLTEINVTSPTGIREVKRFGGADISELFWSVLEGKRS; this is encoded by the coding sequence ATGGGATTGGAAGTAGCTGTACAAATGGATCATATTTCCTGTATCGATATTAACGGAGATTCGACTTTCGCCTTAATGCTCGAGGCTCAGCGTCGTGGACATACTCTCTTCCACTATGAAGTGGACAGCTTGTCGATGCGTGAGGGACATGTTTATGCGTTTTGTGAAATTATAGAGGTTAAGGACAAAAAAGGAGCCCATTACTCATTACGTGATGCCCAATTAAGAGATCTGGCCAAAATGGATGTAATTTTGATGCGTCAAGATCCACCTTTTGATATGGGTTATATCACAGCAACTCATCTTCTTGAGCGTATTCATCCGGGTACATTAGTTGTCAACAACCCAGGAGAGGTTCGCAACGCACCAGAAAAAATCTTTGTCACTGAATTCAATGAATTAATGCCCGAAACCCTCATCACTCGCTCTGCTGATGAGGTGAAAAGGTTTCGAGATGAGTTTAAAGATATTATCATCAAACCTCTATACAGCAGTGGGGGAGAGGGTGTTTTTAGGATCTCAGAAGAGAACGAAAATCTTTTTTCTTTGATTAGAATGTTTTACGATAGGTGGCGGGAACCATTTATTGTCCAGCGTTACCTGAAGGAAATCAAGGAAGGTGACAAGAGAATAATCTTAATAGATGGTACCCCTGTTGGAGCGATCAATCGGCTACCAATGCAGGGTGAAGCACGGTCTAATATGCATGTAGGTGGAAAAGCTGAAATTGTTAGCATGACAGAAAAGGAACAAGAAATTTGTGCTAGGATTGGTCCAGAATTGAAAAGGAGAGGCTTTATTTTTGTCGGAATTGATGTTATAGGTGGTTACTTGACTGAAATCAATGTAACATCACCAACTGGTATACGCGAAGTAAAAAGATTTGGTGGAGCTGATATATCTGAATTATTTTGGAGTGTTTTAGAAGGTAAAAGGTCGTGA
- a CDS encoding quinone-dependent dihydroorotate dehydrogenase: MAAAFGKIVQPLLLSLDPEKAHSLSLVLLKLGLFPKLSRKADKKLSIDIAGLKFPNPLGMAAGYDKNADVFDSLLALGFGHVEIGTITPFPQRGNTKPRVFRFPHEKGIINRLGFNNKGHHHVIQVLARRIHKTGIVGVNIGANKNSEDFIADYVSGIQRFEDLANYLTINISSPNTPGLRNLQDKNRLINLLNHVDKVRKKTCINGNKRTPIFLKIAPDLSEQDLDNITSAVLKSDIDALIVSNTTLSRDGLFDSKRAPAGGLSGAPLFDRSTRILAHVYQRLEGRIPLIGVGGVVNTVNAISKIEAGASLVQIYTGLIYKGPYLVSKMLDEISQHLKKNNLNNLSELIGKKANMW; this comes from the coding sequence ATAGCTGCTGCCTTTGGAAAAATTGTCCAACCACTCTTGTTATCACTTGATCCTGAAAAAGCACACTCGTTATCACTTGTTCTACTGAAATTAGGTTTATTTCCAAAGCTTTCTAGGAAAGCTGACAAAAAATTATCAATAGATATCGCTGGACTAAAATTCCCCAATCCACTTGGCATGGCCGCCGGTTACGATAAAAATGCGGATGTTTTTGACTCATTGCTGGCGCTAGGTTTTGGTCATGTAGAGATTGGAACAATCACACCTTTTCCTCAGAGAGGAAATACCAAACCCCGAGTGTTTCGCTTTCCTCACGAAAAAGGGATTATTAATAGACTTGGTTTTAATAACAAGGGACATCATCACGTCATTCAGGTACTGGCGAGACGAATCCATAAAACAGGTATTGTTGGTGTTAACATTGGCGCAAATAAGAATTCTGAGGATTTTATCGCAGATTATGTAAGCGGTATCCAAAGATTTGAAGACTTAGCCAATTATTTAACGATCAACATCTCATCACCTAATACACCTGGGTTACGAAACCTGCAAGATAAGAATAGGCTGATCAATTTGCTAAACCACGTGGATAAAGTGCGCAAAAAAACCTGCATTAATGGTAATAAAAGAACGCCTATTTTTCTAAAAATAGCCCCTGATTTGTCCGAACAAGACCTTGATAATATAACATCAGCCGTTCTGAAATCAGATATTGATGCATTGATTGTATCCAACACAACCTTGTCACGCGATGGACTGTTTGATTCCAAACGGGCTCCTGCTGGAGGTTTATCTGGGGCCCCTTTGTTTGATCGTTCGACTCGTATTCTTGCTCACGTCTATCAACGATTAGAAGGCAGAATACCACTAATAGGTGTCGGGGGTGTTGTTAATACTGTAAATGCGATTTCAAAAATTGAAGCTGGGGCTTCGCTCGTACAAATTTACACAGGCCTGATCTATAAAGGTCCTTATCTAGTATCAAAAATGCTAGATGAGATCAGTCAACATCTAAAGAAGAACAATCTGAACAACCTTTCTGAACTAATAGGCAAAAAAGCAAACATGTGGTGA
- the rpmF gene encoding 50S ribosomal protein L32, whose translation MAVPKSKSTRMKRGHRRSSNALKDPVYIEDKNSGEFRRPHHIDMKTGIYRGNQILKPKESI comes from the coding sequence ATGGCTGTACCTAAGAGTAAAAGCACTCGGATGAAAAGAGGGCATCGTCGGTCATCAAATGCACTCAAGGATCCGGTTTATATTGAGGATAAAAATTCAGGTGAATTTAGACGTCCTCACCATATTGATATGAAAACTGGTATATATAGGGGAAATCAGATTCTTAAACCAAAAGAATCTATTTAA
- the ptsN gene encoding PTS IIA-like nitrogen regulatory protein PtsN, whose amino-acid sequence MDMREIITPDSVLAKLKINSKKQLLQALSELAATQIHRDEHEILNTLIERERLGSTGIGHGVAIPHGKLNGLSRIMGVFIQLAKPVEFESLDHSPVDLAFMLLAPEDAGADHLKILSRSARFLKKETVLSSLRLSLDAQTIYNILVTIEYENIS is encoded by the coding sequence ATCGACATGCGTGAAATAATAACTCCAGATTCAGTTTTGGCTAAGTTGAAAATAAATTCTAAAAAACAGTTGTTGCAAGCTCTATCTGAGTTAGCTGCTACCCAAATTCATCGAGATGAGCATGAAATTTTAAACACATTAATTGAGCGGGAACGTCTTGGCTCAACAGGGATTGGACATGGAGTCGCGATCCCTCATGGAAAATTAAACGGGCTTAGCAGAATTATGGGGGTTTTTATCCAACTTGCAAAACCGGTTGAGTTTGAGTCACTCGATCACTCTCCAGTTGATCTCGCTTTTATGTTGCTCGCACCAGAAGATGCCGGCGCGGATCACCTTAAAATTTTGTCACGCAGCGCCCGATTCCTTAAAAAGGAGACAGTACTCTCAAGCTTACGCTTATCTCTAGATGCTCAAACAATCTATAACATCTTAGTCACCATCGAATACGAAAATATATCATAA
- a CDS encoding outer membrane protein assembly factor BamD — MSSLSALLKVLALSTSLFLVSCATDIDGITFSDLIMPAEQVYNNALAYMKKGDYKEAQKQLKTLDLQHPYSLYAQKGSLMATYIAYQKRNYEEAISQGRRFLSRYPAHKASPYALYLIGMSHYARQTSDIRLDQSDSQKTYQVMNELVDTYPDSQYVEEAKRKMRISKEQIAGQEMGVGRYYQERHEFLAAINRFRTILEMYQETQYVEEALARLVETYYALGLTNESQTAAGILGKQFPNSKWYNYSYALLKKKD, encoded by the coding sequence TTGAGTTCTCTATCTGCTCTTTTGAAAGTTCTGGCTCTTTCAACATCTTTGTTTTTAGTCTCATGTGCGACGGACATCGATGGTATTACCTTTTCAGATCTTATTATGCCGGCTGAACAGGTTTATAATAACGCTTTGGCTTATATGAAGAAAGGGGATTATAAGGAAGCTCAGAAACAGTTAAAAACACTTGACCTTCAGCATCCTTATTCTCTTTATGCTCAGAAGGGCAGTCTTATGGCGACCTATATTGCCTATCAAAAAAGGAATTACGAAGAAGCGATTTCTCAAGGTAGACGTTTTTTGTCGCGGTATCCTGCTCACAAGGCATCGCCATATGCCTTGTATCTTATTGGCATGTCTCACTACGCACGGCAGACATCAGATATAAGGCTTGACCAAAGTGATTCACAAAAGACGTATCAGGTCATGAATGAGCTTGTTGATACATATCCTGACAGCCAATATGTTGAAGAGGCCAAGCGTAAAATGCGGATTTCTAAAGAGCAAATTGCTGGTCAGGAGATGGGTGTGGGGAGATATTATCAAGAACGTCATGAATTTTTGGCCGCAATCAATAGATTCCGTACTATTCTAGAAATGTATCAGGAAACTCAATATGTAGAAGAAGCTCTAGCACGTCTAGTTGAGACCTATTATGCGTTAGGACTAACAAATGAATCTCAAACGGCTGCAGGAATTCTGGGAAAACAATTTCCTAATAGCAAATGGTATAACTACTCCTATGCTCTTTTGAAAAAAAAGGATTGA
- the lpxC gene encoding UDP-3-O-acyl-N-acetylglucosamine deacetylase yields the protein MNEIGYQNTLADRIDVKGIGVHSGKAVSISLLPADVGVGIVFQRTDVESNNQREIPAVVSSVGATALCTVLGDPSGVNVMTVEHLMAALVGLHVDNVIVEVDSSEIPVMDGSSEFFVEAIDGVGLRSLSRLRRYLRVLKEIRFDMGSSWGMFTPYNTTRFEVEIDFDEEIIGNQSFASDLTPEIFRRDISRARTFGFMKDVERYWASGLALGSSLDNSVVIGDDNRVINSEGLRYEDEFVRHKTLDAVGDLALAGAQILGCYRSYRGGHKVNIMALQTLLQDQKSYEWVDVPETRHHAIHVELRALSTIGSPAYAADKS from the coding sequence ATGAATGAGATCGGATATCAGAACACACTTGCCGACCGGATTGATGTTAAAGGAATCGGTGTTCATAGTGGTAAGGCGGTTTCCATTTCTCTTCTTCCTGCTGACGTGGGAGTCGGTATCGTCTTCCAGCGGACTGATGTAGAATCTAACAATCAACGAGAGATTCCTGCTGTTGTGTCGTCTGTTGGCGCGACAGCGCTTTGTACTGTTTTGGGTGATCCATCAGGTGTCAATGTGATGACAGTTGAACATTTGATGGCTGCACTTGTTGGTCTGCATGTTGATAATGTTATTGTTGAAGTTGATAGTTCTGAAATTCCGGTGATGGATGGTAGTTCAGAATTTTTTGTTGAAGCCATTGATGGTGTTGGTCTTCGTTCTCTTAGCAGACTTCGCCGATATCTTCGGGTACTTAAGGAAATTCGGTTTGATATGGGATCCAGTTGGGGGATGTTCACGCCTTATAATACAACTCGTTTTGAGGTTGAAATCGATTTTGATGAAGAGATTATCGGGAATCAGTCTTTTGCCTCAGACCTGACACCTGAGATCTTTCGGAGAGACATTTCTCGTGCCCGGACATTTGGGTTCATGAAGGACGTTGAGCGTTACTGGGCTTCTGGATTGGCACTGGGTTCCAGTCTCGATAACTCTGTTGTTATTGGAGATGATAACAGAGTTATCAATTCAGAGGGATTGCGCTATGAAGATGAATTTGTTCGCCATAAGACTCTTGATGCTGTTGGAGATTTAGCACTTGCCGGCGCTCAGATATTGGGATGTTACCGTTCTTATCGTGGAGGACATAAAGTCAATATCATGGCATTACAGACACTATTGCAAGATCAAAAATCCTATGAATGGGTCGATGTTCCTGAGACCCGTCATCATGCAATTCATGTTGAATTGAGGGCTCTTAGTACGATTGGTAGTCCTGCATATGCTGCTGATAAAAGCTAA
- the ftsZ gene encoding cell division protein FtsZ, with product MTINLQKTDITELKPRITVFGVGGGGGNAVNNMIHSGLEGVEFVVANTDAQALAMSKAERLVQMGVAVTEGLGAGSQPEIGCAAAEECIDEINDHLSGTHMAFVTAGMGGGTGTGAAPVVARAAREMGILTVGVITKPFSFEGKRRMMTAEAGIDELQKHVDTLIVIPNQNLFRIANEKTTFADAFSMADEVLYSGVACITDLMVKEGLINLDFADVRSVMREMGRAMMGTGEASSEGRAMAAAEAAISNPLLDETSMVGAHGVLISITGGRDMTLFEVDEAATRIREEVDPDANIILGATFDESLEGVIRVSVVATGIDGHSSQTTSQNQERIDEGVERLQQSAMAYPTGSPVILESKADEKDEKIESEPTFLETTLPVSSALLRGNEREHEPMITDRGRLSEIDFQKALKSDMTFSKVSGTEMPKISDVPPSVGDVREKELVSKQGHANDENGPIGLLKRFAKGFGATRSTKTSDRVDNHQSINRSFERDPHIPCENNNPSATQRNNSLDMHDRMSSSGQILSEDDELDIPAFLRREAN from the coding sequence ATGACGATTAATCTGCAGAAGACAGACATCACCGAGCTCAAGCCACGCATTACAGTATTTGGAGTTGGTGGTGGTGGTGGTAACGCTGTCAATAATATGATTCATTCAGGTCTTGAGGGCGTAGAATTTGTTGTTGCGAACACTGATGCTCAAGCTTTAGCTATGTCAAAAGCCGAAAGGTTGGTCCAGATGGGTGTTGCTGTAACGGAAGGATTGGGTGCAGGATCGCAGCCTGAAATAGGATGTGCAGCTGCAGAAGAGTGCATTGATGAAATCAATGATCATTTGTCGGGCACACATATGGCATTTGTAACTGCTGGGATGGGTGGGGGTACCGGAACAGGAGCAGCTCCTGTTGTCGCACGTGCAGCCCGTGAGATGGGTATTTTAACAGTGGGGGTTATTACCAAGCCATTTAGTTTCGAGGGTAAGCGCCGTATGATGACAGCAGAGGCTGGTATTGATGAGTTGCAAAAGCATGTCGATACACTGATTGTTATTCCCAATCAGAACCTGTTCCGCATTGCCAACGAGAAAACGACATTTGCTGATGCTTTTTCAATGGCTGATGAGGTCCTTTACTCCGGTGTTGCCTGCATTACTGATCTCATGGTTAAAGAAGGTCTTATCAATCTTGACTTTGCTGATGTTCGTTCTGTTATGCGCGAGATGGGTCGAGCTATGATGGGAACTGGTGAAGCATCATCTGAAGGCAGAGCTATGGCGGCGGCTGAAGCGGCTATTTCTAATCCACTCCTTGATGAAACATCGATGGTTGGTGCTCATGGTGTGTTAATTTCCATTACTGGTGGCAGGGACATGACCCTGTTTGAAGTTGATGAAGCCGCTACAAGAATTCGGGAAGAGGTTGATCCAGATGCCAATATTATTCTAGGAGCAACCTTTGATGAGAGTCTTGAGGGTGTTATTAGGGTCTCTGTTGTAGCAACAGGAATTGACGGCCATTCCTCTCAAACAACCTCTCAGAATCAGGAGAGAATAGATGAGGGAGTGGAACGGTTACAACAATCTGCAATGGCGTATCCAACTGGTTCTCCTGTTATTCTGGAGTCAAAAGCTGATGAAAAAGATGAGAAGATAGAATCAGAACCTACTTTTTTAGAAACGACACTACCTGTTTCTTCTGCTCTTCTTCGCGGTAATGAAAGAGAGCATGAACCGATGATCACTGATAGGGGTCGTCTTTCTGAAATCGACTTCCAGAAGGCTCTGAAGTCTGACATGACTTTTTCTAAAGTATCTGGTACTGAGATGCCGAAGATTTCAGATGTTCCTCCTAGTGTTGGAGATGTTAGAGAAAAAGAACTGGTTTCGAAACAGGGACACGCTAACGATGAAAATGGTCCAATAGGTTTATTGAAACGTTTCGCTAAAGGTTTTGGCGCTACAAGGTCTACAAAAACATCAGATCGTGTTGATAATCATCAATCAATCAACCGTTCTTTTGAAAGGGATCCACATATTCCTTGCGAAAATAACAACCCTTCTGCGACTCAAAGGAATAATAGTTTAGATATGCATGATCGAATGAGCAGTTCGGGTCAGATCTTATCTGAGGATGATGAGCTAGATATTCCAGCATTTTTACGCCGAGAAGCAAATTAA